From one Brachypodium distachyon strain Bd21 chromosome 4, Brachypodium_distachyon_v3.0, whole genome shotgun sequence genomic stretch:
- the LOC100837104 gene encoding uncharacterized protein LOC100837104 isoform X7, producing the protein MMGDDSGAGKRVTVQDPKGDQEGDRSNKTQKATATQGSAPVGASATVTDVTVKEQGAAQTYECVTDLELPVSVDVKKALIACKMQEDGDQKMAVDHGAGAGTAEDEVFVLDNSQERVHFSQNEEVPDSQDSFQAKVDAIQGGKADSETISSVNGALDKTGGRIKGTRKCERLKGQEDADRTLLAMQRAEQKNTIPGNTGELRG; encoded by the coding sequence ATGATGGGAGATGACTCTGGGGCTGGGAAGAGAGTTACAGTTCAAGACCCTAAAGGTGATCAAGAAGGAGATAGAAGCAACAAAACGCAGAAGGCAACAGCAACTCAAGGCAGTGCTCCTGTTGGGGCATCTGCCACTGTGACTGATGTGACTGTCAAGGAACAAGGTGCAGCACAGACTTATGAATGTGTGACTGATCTAGAGCTCCCAGTGTCAGTGGATGTTAAGAAGGCTCTCATTGCTTGTAAGATGCAAGAAGATGGAGATCAGAAAATGGCTGTGGATcatggtgctggtgctgggaCTGCCGAGGATGAGGTTTTTGTCCTTGACAATAGCCAAGAGAGAGTGCATTTCTCTCAGAATGAGGAAGTGCCAGACTCCCAAGATTCTTTCCAAGCTAAAGTGGATGCTATTCAGGGAGGGAAGGCTGACTCTGAAACAATTTCCTCTGTGAATGGGGCACTTGACAAAACTGGGGGGAGGATCAAGGGAACCAGGAAGTGTGAGCGGCTGAAAGGGCAGGAGGATGCTGACAGAACTCTGCTGGCCATGCAAAGAGCTGAACAGAAGAACACTATTCCTGGCAACACTGG
- the LOC100837104 gene encoding uncharacterized protein LOC100837104 isoform X4, with product MMGDDSGAGKRVTVQDPKGDQEGDRSNKTQKATATQGSAPVGASATVTDVTVKEQGAAQTYECVTDLELPVSVDVKKALIACKMQEDGDQKMAVDHGAGAGTAEDEVFVLDNSQERVHFSQNEEVPDSQDSFQAKVDAIQGGKADSETISSVNGALDKTGGRIKGTRKCERLKGQEDADRTLLAMQRAEQKNTIPGNTGGRPRRRRGRSGR from the coding sequence ATGATGGGAGATGACTCTGGGGCTGGGAAGAGAGTTACAGTTCAAGACCCTAAAGGTGATCAAGAAGGAGATAGAAGCAACAAAACGCAGAAGGCAACAGCAACTCAAGGCAGTGCTCCTGTTGGGGCATCTGCCACTGTGACTGATGTGACTGTCAAGGAACAAGGTGCAGCACAGACTTATGAATGTGTGACTGATCTAGAGCTCCCAGTGTCAGTGGATGTTAAGAAGGCTCTCATTGCTTGTAAGATGCAAGAAGATGGAGATCAGAAAATGGCTGTGGATcatggtgctggtgctgggaCTGCCGAGGATGAGGTTTTTGTCCTTGACAATAGCCAAGAGAGAGTGCATTTCTCTCAGAATGAGGAAGTGCCAGACTCCCAAGATTCTTTCCAAGCTAAAGTGGATGCTATTCAGGGAGGGAAGGCTGACTCTGAAACAATTTCCTCTGTGAATGGGGCACTTGACAAAACTGGGGGGAGGATCAAGGGAACCAGGAAGTGTGAGCGGCTGAAAGGGCAGGAGGATGCTGACAGAACTCTGCTGGCCATGCAAAGAGCTGAACAGAAGAACACTATTCCTGGCAACACTGG
- the LOC100837104 gene encoding uncharacterized protein LOC100837104 isoform X5 — MMGDDSGAGKRVTVQDPKGDQEGDRSNKTQKATATQGSAPVGASATVTDVTVKEQGAAQTYECVTDLELPVSVDVKKALIACKMQEDGDQKMAVDHGAGAGTAEDEVFVLDNSQERVHFSQNEEVPDSQDSFQAKVDAIQGGKADSETISSVNGALDKTGGRIKGTRKCERLKGQEDADRTLLAMQRAEQKNTIPGNTGSTSQQH; from the coding sequence ATGATGGGAGATGACTCTGGGGCTGGGAAGAGAGTTACAGTTCAAGACCCTAAAGGTGATCAAGAAGGAGATAGAAGCAACAAAACGCAGAAGGCAACAGCAACTCAAGGCAGTGCTCCTGTTGGGGCATCTGCCACTGTGACTGATGTGACTGTCAAGGAACAAGGTGCAGCACAGACTTATGAATGTGTGACTGATCTAGAGCTCCCAGTGTCAGTGGATGTTAAGAAGGCTCTCATTGCTTGTAAGATGCAAGAAGATGGAGATCAGAAAATGGCTGTGGATcatggtgctggtgctgggaCTGCCGAGGATGAGGTTTTTGTCCTTGACAATAGCCAAGAGAGAGTGCATTTCTCTCAGAATGAGGAAGTGCCAGACTCCCAAGATTCTTTCCAAGCTAAAGTGGATGCTATTCAGGGAGGGAAGGCTGACTCTGAAACAATTTCCTCTGTGAATGGGGCACTTGACAAAACTGGGGGGAGGATCAAGGGAACCAGGAAGTGTGAGCGGCTGAAAGGGCAGGAGGATGCTGACAGAACTCTGCTGGCCATGCAAAGAGCTGAACAGAAGAACACTATTCCTGGCAACACTGG
- the LOC100837104 gene encoding uncharacterized protein LOC100837104 isoform X3 codes for MMGDDSGAGKRVTVQDPKGDQEGDRSNKTQKATATQGSAPVGASATVTDVTVKEQGAAQTYECVTDLELPVSVDVKKALIACKMQEDGDQKMAVDHGAGAGTAEDEVFVLDNSQERVHFSQNEEVPDSQDSFQAKVDAIQGGKADSETISSVNGALDKTGGRIKGTRKCERLKGQEDADRTLLAMQRAEQKNTIPGNTGYLVVIDDIWKELD; via the coding sequence ATGATGGGAGATGACTCTGGGGCTGGGAAGAGAGTTACAGTTCAAGACCCTAAAGGTGATCAAGAAGGAGATAGAAGCAACAAAACGCAGAAGGCAACAGCAACTCAAGGCAGTGCTCCTGTTGGGGCATCTGCCACTGTGACTGATGTGACTGTCAAGGAACAAGGTGCAGCACAGACTTATGAATGTGTGACTGATCTAGAGCTCCCAGTGTCAGTGGATGTTAAGAAGGCTCTCATTGCTTGTAAGATGCAAGAAGATGGAGATCAGAAAATGGCTGTGGATcatggtgctggtgctgggaCTGCCGAGGATGAGGTTTTTGTCCTTGACAATAGCCAAGAGAGAGTGCATTTCTCTCAGAATGAGGAAGTGCCAGACTCCCAAGATTCTTTCCAAGCTAAAGTGGATGCTATTCAGGGAGGGAAGGCTGACTCTGAAACAATTTCCTCTGTGAATGGGGCACTTGACAAAACTGGGGGGAGGATCAAGGGAACCAGGAAGTGTGAGCGGCTGAAAGGGCAGGAGGATGCTGACAGAACTCTGCTGGCCATGCAAAGAGCTGAACAGAAGAACACTATTCCTGGCAACACTGG
- the LOC100837104 gene encoding uncharacterized protein LOC100837104 isoform X8 yields MMGDDSGAGKRVTVQDPKGDQEGDRSNKTQKATATQGSAPVGASATVTDVTVKEQGAAQTYECVTDLELPVSVDVKKALIACKMQEDGDQKMAVDHGAGAGTAEDEVFVLDNSQERVHFSQNEEVPDSQDSFQAKVDAIQGGKADSETISSVNGALDKTGGRIKGTRKCERLKGQEDADRTLLAMQRAEQKNTIPGNTG; encoded by the coding sequence ATGATGGGAGATGACTCTGGGGCTGGGAAGAGAGTTACAGTTCAAGACCCTAAAGGTGATCAAGAAGGAGATAGAAGCAACAAAACGCAGAAGGCAACAGCAACTCAAGGCAGTGCTCCTGTTGGGGCATCTGCCACTGTGACTGATGTGACTGTCAAGGAACAAGGTGCAGCACAGACTTATGAATGTGTGACTGATCTAGAGCTCCCAGTGTCAGTGGATGTTAAGAAGGCTCTCATTGCTTGTAAGATGCAAGAAGATGGAGATCAGAAAATGGCTGTGGATcatggtgctggtgctgggaCTGCCGAGGATGAGGTTTTTGTCCTTGACAATAGCCAAGAGAGAGTGCATTTCTCTCAGAATGAGGAAGTGCCAGACTCCCAAGATTCTTTCCAAGCTAAAGTGGATGCTATTCAGGGAGGGAAGGCTGACTCTGAAACAATTTCCTCTGTGAATGGGGCACTTGACAAAACTGGGGGGAGGATCAAGGGAACCAGGAAGTGTGAGCGGCTGAAAGGGCAGGAGGATGCTGACAGAACTCTGCTGGCCATGCAAAGAGCTGAACAGAAGAACACTATTCCTGGCAACACTGG
- the LOC100837104 gene encoding uncharacterized protein LOC100837104 isoform X6: MMGDDSGAGKRVTVQDPKGDQEGDRSNKTQKATATQGSAPVGASATVTDVTVKEQGAAQTYECVTDLELPVSVDVKKALIACKMQEDGDQKMAVDHGAGAGTAEDEVFVLDNSQERVHFSQNEEVPDSQDSFQAKVDAIQGGKADSETISSVNGALDKTGGRIKGTRKCERLKGQEDADRTLLAMQRAEQKNTIPGNTGYSCSM, encoded by the coding sequence ATGATGGGAGATGACTCTGGGGCTGGGAAGAGAGTTACAGTTCAAGACCCTAAAGGTGATCAAGAAGGAGATAGAAGCAACAAAACGCAGAAGGCAACAGCAACTCAAGGCAGTGCTCCTGTTGGGGCATCTGCCACTGTGACTGATGTGACTGTCAAGGAACAAGGTGCAGCACAGACTTATGAATGTGTGACTGATCTAGAGCTCCCAGTGTCAGTGGATGTTAAGAAGGCTCTCATTGCTTGTAAGATGCAAGAAGATGGAGATCAGAAAATGGCTGTGGATcatggtgctggtgctgggaCTGCCGAGGATGAGGTTTTTGTCCTTGACAATAGCCAAGAGAGAGTGCATTTCTCTCAGAATGAGGAAGTGCCAGACTCCCAAGATTCTTTCCAAGCTAAAGTGGATGCTATTCAGGGAGGGAAGGCTGACTCTGAAACAATTTCCTCTGTGAATGGGGCACTTGACAAAACTGGGGGGAGGATCAAGGGAACCAGGAAGTGTGAGCGGCTGAAAGGGCAGGAGGATGCTGACAGAACTCTGCTGGCCATGCAAAGAGCTGAACAGAAGAACACTATTCCTGGCAACACTGG